A region of Chloroflexota bacterium DNA encodes the following proteins:
- a CDS encoding PadR family transcriptional regulator, with protein sequence MLKYVLLGFLNYTPMTGYELKQFMDESTANFWHAKQSQIYTTLKKLEEEDLLKSHIEAQENRPDRRVYTITEAGYADLNDWLAQPETELQPRKEGLLVKLFFSAGGDKEKMLTQLRLLRDLHQRQMEHYETATHAFIREIAEGMPQLEKDAELWDATRRFGVLFEEMFVRWLDETIGMVEGW encoded by the coding sequence ATGCTCAAATATGTCTTGCTTGGCTTTCTCAACTACACCCCCATGACCGGCTATGAACTCAAACAATTTATGGACGAGTCCACAGCCAATTTTTGGCACGCCAAACAGAGCCAAATATACACCACGCTGAAAAAACTGGAAGAAGAGGATTTGCTAAAATCACACATTGAAGCCCAGGAAAACCGACCCGACCGGCGCGTGTACACGATTACCGAGGCAGGCTACGCTGACTTAAACGACTGGCTGGCGCAACCCGAAACGGAGCTTCAGCCGCGTAAAGAAGGCTTGCTGGTGAAACTCTTCTTTTCGGCGGGCGGCGATAAAGAAAAAATGCTCACCCAATTGCGCCTGCTGCGCGATCTGCACCAGCGCCAGATGGAACATTACGAAACCGCCACCCACGCTTTCATCCGGGAAATTGCGGAAGGGATGCCGCAGTTAGAAAAAGATGCCGAGCTTTGGGATGCCACGCGCCGCTTCGGCGTACTCTTCGAAGAGATGTTCGTCCGCTGGCTGGATGAGACGATTGGGATGGTGGAGGGGTGGTAA
- a CDS encoding fumarate hydratase, which produces MQPDLTQNILELVRLTATNLPLDVEAKLRASLAQEEAGSAAAGALDTIIQNVEMARANSTPICQDTGTPLFYVHYPEGWSTRKLRAQIQAAVGQATKQSYLRPNSVNAVSGKNTGDNSGDEHYPTIHFEEVNEDQPLTIELMLKGGGCENVGAQYKLPDNKLGAGRDLEGVRKVVLDAVFQAQGKGCAPGSLGVSIGGDRGSSYLASKEALLGQMEEANPAPEIAALEKRITGEANQMGIGPMGFGGKTTVLDTKIKGLHRLPASYFVSVSYMCWAYRRRKMIVANDKVAYS; this is translated from the coding sequence ATGCAACCTGATCTCACCCAAAATATTCTCGAATTGGTACGCCTGACAGCCACCAATCTGCCCCTGGATGTGGAAGCAAAACTTCGCGCCTCGCTGGCACAAGAAGAAGCGGGTTCGGCAGCGGCGGGCGCGCTGGATACGATCATCCAAAATGTGGAAATGGCGCGCGCTAACTCCACACCAATTTGCCAGGATACTGGCACGCCACTCTTTTATGTGCATTACCCCGAGGGCTGGAGCACGCGCAAACTTCGAGCGCAGATTCAGGCCGCGGTGGGGCAGGCCACCAAACAATCATACCTGCGCCCCAACTCGGTCAACGCCGTCAGTGGCAAAAATACGGGTGATAATTCCGGCGATGAGCACTATCCCACGATCCATTTTGAAGAAGTGAACGAAGACCAACCCCTGACAATCGAATTGATGCTTAAAGGCGGCGGCTGTGAAAATGTTGGCGCGCAGTACAAGCTGCCAGATAACAAACTCGGCGCGGGACGCGATCTCGAAGGGGTGCGTAAAGTCGTGCTGGATGCGGTTTTTCAGGCCCAGGGCAAGGGTTGCGCCCCCGGCTCGTTGGGCGTATCCATCGGCGGGGACCGCGGTTCGTCGTATCTGGCCTCCAAAGAAGCTTTGCTCGGCCAGATGGAAGAAGCGAACCCCGCCCCCGAGATCGCCGCATTGGAAAAACGCATTACTGGGGAAGCCAACCAGATGGGCATCGGCCCGATGGGCTTCGGGGGCAAAACCACTGTGCTGGATACCAAGATCAAAGGGCTGCATCGTTTACCGGCCAGCTATTTCGTCTCGGTTTCGTATATGTGCTGGGCCTACCGCCGCCGCAAAATGATTGTAGCAAATGACAAGGTAGCGTATTCGTAA